One segment of Ahaetulla prasina isolate Xishuangbanna chromosome 9, ASM2864084v1, whole genome shotgun sequence DNA contains the following:
- the EGR3 gene encoding early growth response protein 3 isoform X1 gives MTGKLVEKLPGTMNALMNQLPDNLYPEEIPNSLNIFSGNGEATVAHYNNQMATEIPGKFVKVPWRSPTASVGWESAWRDKQTGRQTDQFALGSLRTSDNVMDIGLANDKVGQDLSSYSGSFQPAPGGNKTVTYLGKFAFDSPSNWCQDNIISLMSSGILGVPPPSSSAQASTGSMVQAQSQAEVDGMYPALPPYSTCGDLYPGDPVSFHDPQGNAAGLAYPTQDYQGAKQAGGLDGNLFPMIPDYNLYHGHPNDLGSLPEHKPFQNLDPIRVNPPPITPLETIKAFKDKQIHPGFGSLQQQPPPLTLKPIRPRKYPNRPSKTPLHERPHACPAEGCDRRFSRSDELTRHLRIHTGHKPFQCRICMRSFSRSDHLTTHIRTHTGEKPFACEFCGRKFARSDERKRHAKIHLKQKEKKADKGPAASTTGSGLGGPSGSAAVSALAPVVTTCA, from the exons ATGACAGGCAAACTCGTGGAGAAGCTGCCAGGGACCATGAACGCTTTGATGAACCAGTTGCCTGACAATCTGTACCCGGAGGAGATACCCAACTCTCTCAACATTTTCTCCGGCAACGGCGAGGCAACGGTGGCTCACTATAATAACCAGATGGCGACAG AAATCCCGGGCAAGTTTGTAAAGGTCCCATGGAGGTCCCCGACCGCGTCGGTGGGGTGGGAAAGCGCCTGGAGAGACaagcagacaggcagacagaccgaCCAGTTCGCTCTCGGCAGTCTGAGAACTTCAG ATAATGTTATGGATATTGGTTTAGCCAACGACAAGGTCGGCCAAGACTTGTCCTCTTACTCGGGCTCCTTCCAGCCCGCTCCTGGGGGCAACAAGACGGTGACCTACCTGGGCAAGTTCGCCTTCGACTCGCCGTCCAACTGGTGCCAAGACAACATCATCAGCCTGATGAGCAGCGGCATCCTGGGAGTACCGCCGCCTTCCTCCAGCGCCCAGGCCTCGACGGGCAGCATGGTGCAAGCGCAGAGCCAGGCCGAAGTGGACGGCATGTACCCGGCGCTGCCTCCTTACTCCACCTGCGGCGACCTTTACCCGGGAGACCCGGTGTCCTTCCACGACCCGCAGGGCAACGCCGCCGGCTTGGCTTACCCCACGCAGGACTACCAAGGAGCTAAACAGGCCGGGGGTCTGGATGGCAATCTCTTCCCTATGATCCCGGATTATAACCTCTATCACGGGCATCCCAACGACCTGGGCAGCCTCCCAGAGCACAAACCTTTCCAGAACCTGGACCCAATCCGGGTCAACCCGCCTCCCATCACCCCACTGGAGACCATCAAAGCCTTCAAGGACAAGCAAATCCACCCGGGTTTCGGCAGCCTccagcagcagccgccgccgctcaCCCTTAAGCCCATCCGACCGCGCAAATACCCCAACCGGCCCAGCAAGACCCCTCTCCACGAGCGGCCTCACGCCTGTCCGGCCGAAGGCTGCGACCGGCGCTTCTCGCGCTCCGACGAGCTGACGCGGCACCTGCGCATCCACACGGGCCACAAGCCTTTCCAGTGCCGCATCTGCATGCGCAGCTTCAGCCGCAGCGACCACCTCACCACCCACATCCGCACGCACACCGGCGAGAAGCCCTTCGCCTGCGAGTTCTGCGGGCGCAAGTTCGCGCGCAGCGATGAGCGCAAGAGGCACGCCAAAATCCACCTCaagcagaaggagaagaaagcTGACAAGGGACCTGCCGCTTCCACCACGGGGTCCGGCCTTGGCGGGCCCTCCGGCTCGGCCGCCGTCTCGGCCCTGGCCCCCGTAGTTACTACCTGCGCGTGA
- the EGR3 gene encoding early growth response protein 3 isoform X3: MTGKLVEKLPGTMNALMNQLPDNLYPEEIPNSLNIFSGNGEATVAHYNNQMATDNVMDIGLANDKVGQDLSSYSGSFQPAPGGNKTVTYLGKFAFDSPSNWCQDNIISLMSSGILGVPPPSSSAQASTGSMVQAQSQAEVDGMYPALPPYSTCGDLYPGDPVSFHDPQGNAAGLAYPTQDYQGAKQAGGLDGNLFPMIPDYNLYHGHPNDLGSLPEHKPFQNLDPIRVNPPPITPLETIKAFKDKQIHPGFGSLQQQPPPLTLKPIRPRKYPNRPSKTPLHERPHACPAEGCDRRFSRSDELTRHLRIHTGHKPFQCRICMRSFSRSDHLTTHIRTHTGEKPFACEFCGRKFARSDERKRHAKIHLKQKEKKADKGPAASTTGSGLGGPSGSAAVSALAPVVTTCA; encoded by the exons ATGACAGGCAAACTCGTGGAGAAGCTGCCAGGGACCATGAACGCTTTGATGAACCAGTTGCCTGACAATCTGTACCCGGAGGAGATACCCAACTCTCTCAACATTTTCTCCGGCAACGGCGAGGCAACGGTGGCTCACTATAATAACCAGATGGCGACAG ATAATGTTATGGATATTGGTTTAGCCAACGACAAGGTCGGCCAAGACTTGTCCTCTTACTCGGGCTCCTTCCAGCCCGCTCCTGGGGGCAACAAGACGGTGACCTACCTGGGCAAGTTCGCCTTCGACTCGCCGTCCAACTGGTGCCAAGACAACATCATCAGCCTGATGAGCAGCGGCATCCTGGGAGTACCGCCGCCTTCCTCCAGCGCCCAGGCCTCGACGGGCAGCATGGTGCAAGCGCAGAGCCAGGCCGAAGTGGACGGCATGTACCCGGCGCTGCCTCCTTACTCCACCTGCGGCGACCTTTACCCGGGAGACCCGGTGTCCTTCCACGACCCGCAGGGCAACGCCGCCGGCTTGGCTTACCCCACGCAGGACTACCAAGGAGCTAAACAGGCCGGGGGTCTGGATGGCAATCTCTTCCCTATGATCCCGGATTATAACCTCTATCACGGGCATCCCAACGACCTGGGCAGCCTCCCAGAGCACAAACCTTTCCAGAACCTGGACCCAATCCGGGTCAACCCGCCTCCCATCACCCCACTGGAGACCATCAAAGCCTTCAAGGACAAGCAAATCCACCCGGGTTTCGGCAGCCTccagcagcagccgccgccgctcaCCCTTAAGCCCATCCGACCGCGCAAATACCCCAACCGGCCCAGCAAGACCCCTCTCCACGAGCGGCCTCACGCCTGTCCGGCCGAAGGCTGCGACCGGCGCTTCTCGCGCTCCGACGAGCTGACGCGGCACCTGCGCATCCACACGGGCCACAAGCCTTTCCAGTGCCGCATCTGCATGCGCAGCTTCAGCCGCAGCGACCACCTCACCACCCACATCCGCACGCACACCGGCGAGAAGCCCTTCGCCTGCGAGTTCTGCGGGCGCAAGTTCGCGCGCAGCGATGAGCGCAAGAGGCACGCCAAAATCCACCTCaagcagaaggagaagaaagcTGACAAGGGACCTGCCGCTTCCACCACGGGGTCCGGCCTTGGCGGGCCCTCCGGCTCGGCCGCCGTCTCGGCCCTGGCCCCCGTAGTTACTACCTGCGCGTGA
- the EGR3 gene encoding early growth response protein 3 isoform X4 — protein sequence MWGKILWGPSQAAWRKDNVMDIGLANDKVGQDLSSYSGSFQPAPGGNKTVTYLGKFAFDSPSNWCQDNIISLMSSGILGVPPPSSSAQASTGSMVQAQSQAEVDGMYPALPPYSTCGDLYPGDPVSFHDPQGNAAGLAYPTQDYQGAKQAGGLDGNLFPMIPDYNLYHGHPNDLGSLPEHKPFQNLDPIRVNPPPITPLETIKAFKDKQIHPGFGSLQQQPPPLTLKPIRPRKYPNRPSKTPLHERPHACPAEGCDRRFSRSDELTRHLRIHTGHKPFQCRICMRSFSRSDHLTTHIRTHTGEKPFACEFCGRKFARSDERKRHAKIHLKQKEKKADKGPAASTTGSGLGGPSGSAAVSALAPVVTTCA from the exons ATGTGGGGGAAGATCCTTTGGGGCCCATCCCAAGCTGCTTGGAGGAAAG ATAATGTTATGGATATTGGTTTAGCCAACGACAAGGTCGGCCAAGACTTGTCCTCTTACTCGGGCTCCTTCCAGCCCGCTCCTGGGGGCAACAAGACGGTGACCTACCTGGGCAAGTTCGCCTTCGACTCGCCGTCCAACTGGTGCCAAGACAACATCATCAGCCTGATGAGCAGCGGCATCCTGGGAGTACCGCCGCCTTCCTCCAGCGCCCAGGCCTCGACGGGCAGCATGGTGCAAGCGCAGAGCCAGGCCGAAGTGGACGGCATGTACCCGGCGCTGCCTCCTTACTCCACCTGCGGCGACCTTTACCCGGGAGACCCGGTGTCCTTCCACGACCCGCAGGGCAACGCCGCCGGCTTGGCTTACCCCACGCAGGACTACCAAGGAGCTAAACAGGCCGGGGGTCTGGATGGCAATCTCTTCCCTATGATCCCGGATTATAACCTCTATCACGGGCATCCCAACGACCTGGGCAGCCTCCCAGAGCACAAACCTTTCCAGAACCTGGACCCAATCCGGGTCAACCCGCCTCCCATCACCCCACTGGAGACCATCAAAGCCTTCAAGGACAAGCAAATCCACCCGGGTTTCGGCAGCCTccagcagcagccgccgccgctcaCCCTTAAGCCCATCCGACCGCGCAAATACCCCAACCGGCCCAGCAAGACCCCTCTCCACGAGCGGCCTCACGCCTGTCCGGCCGAAGGCTGCGACCGGCGCTTCTCGCGCTCCGACGAGCTGACGCGGCACCTGCGCATCCACACGGGCCACAAGCCTTTCCAGTGCCGCATCTGCATGCGCAGCTTCAGCCGCAGCGACCACCTCACCACCCACATCCGCACGCACACCGGCGAGAAGCCCTTCGCCTGCGAGTTCTGCGGGCGCAAGTTCGCGCGCAGCGATGAGCGCAAGAGGCACGCCAAAATCCACCTCaagcagaaggagaagaaagcTGACAAGGGACCTGCCGCTTCCACCACGGGGTCCGGCCTTGGCGGGCCCTCCGGCTCGGCCGCCGTCTCGGCCCTGGCCCCCGTAGTTACTACCTGCGCGTGA
- the EGR3 gene encoding early growth response protein 3 isoform X2 — MWGKILWGPSQAAWRKEIPGKFVKVPWRSPTASVGWESAWRDKQTGRQTDQFALGSLRTSDNVMDIGLANDKVGQDLSSYSGSFQPAPGGNKTVTYLGKFAFDSPSNWCQDNIISLMSSGILGVPPPSSSAQASTGSMVQAQSQAEVDGMYPALPPYSTCGDLYPGDPVSFHDPQGNAAGLAYPTQDYQGAKQAGGLDGNLFPMIPDYNLYHGHPNDLGSLPEHKPFQNLDPIRVNPPPITPLETIKAFKDKQIHPGFGSLQQQPPPLTLKPIRPRKYPNRPSKTPLHERPHACPAEGCDRRFSRSDELTRHLRIHTGHKPFQCRICMRSFSRSDHLTTHIRTHTGEKPFACEFCGRKFARSDERKRHAKIHLKQKEKKADKGPAASTTGSGLGGPSGSAAVSALAPVVTTCA; from the exons ATGTGGGGGAAGATCCTTTGGGGCCCATCCCAAGCTGCTTGGAGGAAAG AAATCCCGGGCAAGTTTGTAAAGGTCCCATGGAGGTCCCCGACCGCGTCGGTGGGGTGGGAAAGCGCCTGGAGAGACaagcagacaggcagacagaccgaCCAGTTCGCTCTCGGCAGTCTGAGAACTTCAG ATAATGTTATGGATATTGGTTTAGCCAACGACAAGGTCGGCCAAGACTTGTCCTCTTACTCGGGCTCCTTCCAGCCCGCTCCTGGGGGCAACAAGACGGTGACCTACCTGGGCAAGTTCGCCTTCGACTCGCCGTCCAACTGGTGCCAAGACAACATCATCAGCCTGATGAGCAGCGGCATCCTGGGAGTACCGCCGCCTTCCTCCAGCGCCCAGGCCTCGACGGGCAGCATGGTGCAAGCGCAGAGCCAGGCCGAAGTGGACGGCATGTACCCGGCGCTGCCTCCTTACTCCACCTGCGGCGACCTTTACCCGGGAGACCCGGTGTCCTTCCACGACCCGCAGGGCAACGCCGCCGGCTTGGCTTACCCCACGCAGGACTACCAAGGAGCTAAACAGGCCGGGGGTCTGGATGGCAATCTCTTCCCTATGATCCCGGATTATAACCTCTATCACGGGCATCCCAACGACCTGGGCAGCCTCCCAGAGCACAAACCTTTCCAGAACCTGGACCCAATCCGGGTCAACCCGCCTCCCATCACCCCACTGGAGACCATCAAAGCCTTCAAGGACAAGCAAATCCACCCGGGTTTCGGCAGCCTccagcagcagccgccgccgctcaCCCTTAAGCCCATCCGACCGCGCAAATACCCCAACCGGCCCAGCAAGACCCCTCTCCACGAGCGGCCTCACGCCTGTCCGGCCGAAGGCTGCGACCGGCGCTTCTCGCGCTCCGACGAGCTGACGCGGCACCTGCGCATCCACACGGGCCACAAGCCTTTCCAGTGCCGCATCTGCATGCGCAGCTTCAGCCGCAGCGACCACCTCACCACCCACATCCGCACGCACACCGGCGAGAAGCCCTTCGCCTGCGAGTTCTGCGGGCGCAAGTTCGCGCGCAGCGATGAGCGCAAGAGGCACGCCAAAATCCACCTCaagcagaaggagaagaaagcTGACAAGGGACCTGCCGCTTCCACCACGGGGTCCGGCCTTGGCGGGCCCTCCGGCTCGGCCGCCGTCTCGGCCCTGGCCCCCGTAGTTACTACCTGCGCGTGA